In one Actinomyces trachealis genomic region, the following are encoded:
- a CDS encoding PfkB family carbohydrate kinase has translation MSILTPEPPQRFDTQVIGPVCVDINIDAEGRASQVVGGAAICAAAAAASLGHEVEAVVSLAKEDTGMLSRLPAPVRHVVAVTSEQTSSIRNVYATADQERRVSTALAQADPISARDIPSHTVSVRHLAGLMVGDYTPDIVEELSARGPLAVDMQGFIRQRDPATGELRFRHLVAGQEFYNRIRFLKVDTAEGEHLTGRSDHHEIARALRDLGACEIMVSNAAEILILDDDGFHACPLRPRSLAGRTGRGDTVFSAYITERASHPVDDALLTACATVSLKMETPGPLNCERADVEDYLSRFYADIRDGAGCQSVLEGVSHGN, from the coding sequence ATGAGCATCCTCACCCCTGAGCCACCCCAGCGCTTCGACACCCAGGTCATCGGGCCGGTCTGCGTAGACATCAACATCGACGCCGAGGGCCGGGCCTCACAGGTCGTCGGCGGCGCCGCGATCTGCGCGGCAGCAGCTGCCGCCTCACTCGGGCACGAGGTAGAGGCGGTTGTGTCTCTCGCCAAGGAGGACACCGGGATGCTGTCGCGCTTGCCCGCACCCGTGCGTCACGTCGTCGCCGTCACCTCTGAGCAGACTTCCTCGATCCGCAATGTCTACGCCACCGCGGACCAGGAACGCCGCGTCTCCACCGCCCTAGCACAGGCCGACCCGATCTCGGCGCGGGACATCCCGTCCCACACGGTCTCGGTGCGCCACCTTGCCGGACTCATGGTAGGCGACTACACCCCTGACATCGTCGAGGAGCTATCGGCGCGGGGCCCCCTCGCCGTCGACATGCAGGGATTCATCCGGCAGCGTGACCCCGCCACAGGAGAGCTCCGCTTCCGCCACCTCGTGGCCGGACAGGAGTTCTACAACCGCATACGCTTCCTCAAGGTCGATACCGCCGAGGGCGAACACCTAACCGGCCGCAGCGACCACCACGAGATCGCCCGCGCCCTGCGAGACCTGGGCGCGTGCGAAATCATGGTGTCGAACGCTGCAGAAATCCTCATCCTCGACGACGACGGGTTCCACGCCTGCCCGCTGCGTCCACGCAGCCTGGCGGGGCGGACCGGGCGCGGTGACACAGTGTTCTCCGCCTACATCACCGAGAGAGCCAGCCACCCGGTTGACGACGCCTTACTCACAGCCTGCGCGACAGTGTCCTTGAAGATGGAGACACCCGGACCGCTCAACTGTGAGCGCGCGGACGTGGAGGACTATCTCAGCCGCTTCTACGCAGATATTCGCGACGGCGCCGGTTGCCAAAGCGTCCTGGAAGGAGTATCCCATGGGAACTAA
- a CDS encoding LacI family DNA-binding transcriptional regulator — MSRVTMRDIAETLGVSVSTVSLALRGSDRISSAVRKKVAQEAADQGYRTDLAGSLLSTTKPRIIGLVGDIGQELHVAYSRDITAAAEARGWLVMMEDTATGDGAAALGRVTQLRAQAVIVVDPGSVPTKHLKSIGIPAVVIGQVSPVPDADLIVSNNDSGMAQVAELLADETQVLCFDGGPTASARYRRQSFLQAMSGSSAQVRVVPSGATVDAGWAAMRSVLAEGPLTAGAAVCYNDQCALGVMAALTRKRLFVPDDIRLVGFDNSRIASSAAFEFTSVDRNSRGVAELAVERAILRAEGDLSPAFRAQVDTHLVRRRTA, encoded by the coding sequence ATGTCCAGGGTCACAATGCGTGATATCGCCGAGACTCTCGGAGTTTCAGTGTCCACAGTCTCCCTGGCGCTGAGAGGATCGGACCGCATCTCGTCTGCCGTCAGGAAGAAGGTCGCCCAGGAGGCGGCCGACCAGGGCTACCGCACTGACCTGGCCGGGTCCCTCCTGAGCACCACCAAGCCCCGCATCATCGGGCTCGTGGGAGACATCGGCCAGGAACTTCACGTCGCCTACAGCCGGGATATCACCGCCGCCGCCGAGGCACGCGGCTGGCTGGTCATGATGGAAGACACCGCTACTGGCGACGGCGCAGCAGCCCTGGGGCGCGTCACGCAGCTCCGGGCCCAGGCCGTCATCGTCGTCGACCCTGGATCTGTGCCGACCAAGCACCTGAAAAGTATTGGTATCCCGGCAGTCGTCATCGGCCAGGTCTCTCCTGTACCTGACGCTGACCTGATCGTCTCCAACAATGACAGTGGGATGGCGCAGGTGGCCGAGCTGCTTGCCGACGAAACGCAGGTGCTCTGCTTTGACGGCGGTCCCACCGCTTCGGCCCGCTACCGCCGCCAGTCCTTCCTGCAGGCGATGAGCGGAAGCTCCGCCCAGGTCCGGGTGGTCCCCTCAGGCGCGACCGTGGACGCCGGATGGGCCGCAATGCGCTCAGTCCTGGCCGAGGGGCCGCTCACCGCAGGGGCGGCGGTCTGTTACAACGACCAGTGCGCGCTCGGTGTCATGGCGGCGCTCACACGCAAGCGGCTTTTCGTCCCAGACGACATCCGCCTCGTTGGCTTTGACAACTCCCGCATCGCGAGTTCGGCGGCCTTCGAGTTCACTTCCGTGGACCGCAACTCCCGTGGCGTGGCTGAACTAGCTGTCGAGCGGGCGATCCTTCGTGCCGAGGGTGACTTATCCCCGGCGTTCCGGGCCCAGGTGGACACGCACCTGGTGCGCAGGCGAACGGCTTGA